A DNA window from Vigna angularis cultivar LongXiaoDou No.4 chromosome 1, ASM1680809v1, whole genome shotgun sequence contains the following coding sequences:
- the LOC108332987 gene encoding ribosomal RNA-processing protein 17: MEETVQRKGTHLTKRALKNKALGINFNEKDLKDYVTGFHKRKKKRRKEAQKQQNEALRRKRCEERKKRKLEREFVLYGGVPPDQNEERQEEVADQVESIAETKTYENADLKVTVVTSEINPEEESYHSERKEETVTPHSVVADKGQRVPIRNKKSFKKVAKQKSRPKTSNKRDKKKGKKRGKK, encoded by the exons ATGGAGGAGACAGTGCAGCGCAAAGGCACGCACCTGACGAAGAGGGCTCTGAAGAACAAAGCTTTGGGCATCAATTTCAACGAGAAAGACCTCAAAGACTACGTCACTGGTTTTCACAAGCgcaagaagaagagaagaaaggaaGCGCAGAAGCAACAGAACGAGGCACTGCGCCGCAAACGCTGCGAAGAACGCAAAAAG AGGAAGTTGGAAAGAGAATTCGTTCTGTATGGAGGCGTGCCACCTGATCAGAATGAGGAGCGCCAAGAAGAAGTTGCAGACCAAGTTGAATCTATTGCCG aaacaaaaacatacGAGAACGCTGATTTGAAAGTTACTGTTGTGACAAGTGAGATCAACCCTGAAGAAGAAAGTTATCATAGTGAGAGGAAGGAGGAGACGGTGACCCCCCATTCCGTTGTGGCTGATAAAGGGCAAAGGGTACCTATAAGGAACAAGAAATCTTTTAAGAAGGTTGCAAAACAGAAGTCACGACCCAAGACATCAAATAAGAGAGacaagaagaaaggaaagaagcgGGGCAAGAAGTAA
- the LOC108343843 gene encoding calmodulin-binding protein 60 D: protein MHGRYGERSSGAAREKRGLDSASAEEGQPDRKRPALASVIVEALKVDSLQKLCSSLEPILRRVVSEEVERALAKLCPSKLAGRSSPKRIEGPDGTNLQLQFKTRLSLPLFTGGKVEGEQGSAVHIVLIDANTGNIVTSGPESCVRLDVIVLEGDFNNEDDDNWTEEEFDSHIVKEREGKRPLLTGDLQITLKEGVGTLGELTFTDNSSWIRSRKFRLGLKVALGCCEGMRIREAKSEPFTVKDHRGELYKKHYPPALNDEVWRLEKIGKDGSFHKRLNKAGVYTVEDFLRLVVRDPQRLRNILGSGMSNKMWDILVEHAKTCVLSGKHYVYYPEDARNMGVVFNNIYELSGLIANDQFYSADSLSENQKVYVDTLVKKAYDNWMHVIEYDGKSLVNDIEDKTLDTAHPQAPMTSHEYSNSLQQMSIPALPLPGHAGQPSMDSGVTVGGYHDVTTSRFSLQPQNPSLNSSIQFDDNAFSLQNQLMSVPHHAQLPRNENGLTVGPEQSSTHGFEPVSISNPTYRGVEEYFPEEEIRIRSHEMLENEDMQHLLRMFNMGGQPNPTFNGHDDGYPSSSTYISANPMGYNFDDEPNRSSGKAVVGWLKLKAALRWGIFIRKQAAERRAQLVELDDP, encoded by the exons ATGCACGGAAGGTATGGGGAGAGATCGAGCGGCGCGGCGCGAGAGAAGCGAGGTTTGGATTCGGCTTCGGCCGAAGAAGGCCAACCTGATCGGAAACGACCTGCTTTGGCTAG TGTAATTGTTGAAGCCCTGAAGGTTGACAGTCTGCAGAAACTTTGCTCATCACTGGAGCCTATTCTACGCAGAGTT GTTAGTGAAGAAGTCGAGCGTGCTTTGGCAAAACTATGCCCCTCCAAGCTTGCTGGCAG GTCTTCCCCAAAGCGAATAGAAGGTCCTGATGGCACAAATTTACAATTGCAGTTCAAGACCAGGCTGTCCCTTCCCCTCTTCACAGGTGGAAAGGTGGAGGGAGAGCAAGGTTCAGCTGTTCATATTGTTTTGATTGATGCAAACACTGGCAATATTGTCACATCAGGGCCAGAGTCATGTGTCAGGCTAGATGTTATTGTACTGGAGGGAGATTTCAATAACGAGGATGATGATAATTGGACTGAAGAAGAATTTGATAGTCATATTGTGAAAGAGCGGGAAGGAAAAAGGCCTCTTCTAACAGGTGATCTGCAAATCACACTGAAGGAAGGTGTAGGAACACTGGGTGAGCTTACATTTACGGACAACTCTAGCTGGATAAGGAGTAGGAAGTTCAGGTTGGGCCTGAAAGTTGCCTTGGGTTGCTGTGAGGGAATGCGTATCCGTGAAGCCAAATCAGAACCTTTCACCGTTAAGGATCATCGCGGAGAAT TATACAAGAAGCACTACCCTCCTGCCTTGAATGACGAGGTCTGGAGACTGGAGAAAATTGGCAAGGATGGGTCATTTCACAAAAGGCTAAATAAAGCTGGAGTATATACTGTTGAAGACTTCTTAAGACTTGTGGTCAGAGACCCTCAGAGATTGCGGAAT ATCCTTGGAAGCGGCATGTCAAATAAGATGTGGGATATTCTTGTTGAACATGCCAAGACTTGCGTTCTCAGTGGAAAACATTATGTGTACTATCCTGAAGATGCAAGAAATATGGGTGTTGTTTTCAACAATATTTATGAATTAAGTGGCTTAATTGCCAACGATCAATTTTACTCAGCTGATTCTCTCTCTGAGAATCAAAAG GTTTATGTAGACACGTTGGTGAAGAAAGCATATGATAATTGGATGCACGTTATCGAGTATGATGGGAAGTCTCTGGTAAATGACATTGAGGATAAGACTTTGGACACCGCTCATCCTCAGGCACCAATGACTTCCCATGAATATTCAAACTCCCTTCAACAGATGTCCATCCCAGCTTTGCCACTTCCAGGACATGCTGGCCAGCCTTCAATGGATTCAGGAGTAACAGTTGGAG GTTATCATGATGTTACAACTTCTAGATTCTCCTTGCAACCACAGAATCCTAGTCTTAACTCTTCCATTCAGTTTGATGATAACGCATTTTCTCTACAAAACCAGTTGATGAGTGTTCCACACCATGCCCAACTTCCAAGAAATGAGAATGGACTAACTGTTGGTCCTGAACAATCATCTACACATGGCTTTGAGCCTGTCAGCATTTCAAATCCTACTTATAGAGGAGTTGAAGAATACTTCCCTGAGGAAGAAATTCGTATTAGAAGTCACGAGATGCTAGAAAATGAAGATATGCAGCATCTACTCCGTATGTTTAACATGGGGGGCCAACCAAATCCTACCTTTAATGGCCATGATGATGGGTACCCTAGTTCATCTACATACATTTCTGCAAACCCCATGGGCTacaattttgatgatgaacCAAATCGTTCCTCAGGCAAAGCTGTTGTAGGCTGGCTCAAGCTGAAGGCAGCATTAAGATGGGGGATTTTTATTCGGAAACAAGCTGCTGAGAGACGGGCACAACTTGTTGAATTGGACGACCCATAG